A genomic segment from uncultured Methanobrevibacter sp. encodes:
- a CDS encoding AAA family ATPase, producing MKTQDLINIINDEESPVFLNREVFEMDYVPDIYKYRDEQLAKMAMYCNSIPDNIAPKNLQLCGGNATGKTTTLKQFFKMLNEAFPNIVTVYINCQLFNTENTVYGKIYNKLYGVKGSINGKSNTMLFDKIVARLKKENKILIIGLDDFDSFKSRDGLNKMLYNFLRIHEAEEGLQICIFTVSNKADLKLAASVETIFNRVPIVFDQYSLEQMYHILDDRCTFGFYPGVISDVLVREVANKSYNIGNLRYGIKLLSAAGQKAEVFGDGKIIRNFLD from the coding sequence ATGAAAACACAAGATCTAATTAATATAATAAATGACGAGGAATCTCCTGTATTCCTCAACAGGGAAGTCTTTGAGATGGACTATGTGCCGGACATCTACAAATACAGGGATGAGCAGCTAGCTAAAATGGCTATGTACTGCAATTCAATACCTGACAACATAGCTCCCAAGAACCTGCAATTGTGCGGTGGCAATGCGACAGGAAAGACCACAACATTAAAGCAGTTCTTCAAGATGTTGAACGAGGCTTTTCCAAACATAGTAACAGTTTACATCAACTGTCAACTGTTCAACACAGAAAACACAGTCTACGGAAAAATATACAACAAGCTGTATGGAGTAAAGGGCTCGATAAACGGCAAGTCAAACACTATGCTCTTCGACAAGATTGTCGCAAGGCTTAAGAAGGAAAACAAGATATTGATTATAGGGTTGGACGATTTTGACAGCTTCAAGTCTCGCGACGGGCTCAACAAGATGCTCTACAACTTCCTGAGAATCCATGAGGCTGAGGAAGGGTTGCAGATTTGCATCTTCACAGTGAGCAACAAGGCGGACTTGAAGTTGGCTGCTTCCGTTGAAACCATTTTCAACAGAGTTCCTATTGTTTTTGACCAGTACTCTCTGGAGCAGATGTACCACATACTGGACGATAGGTGCACCTTTGGATTCTATCCAGGAGTCATTAGTGACGTTCTGGTCAGGGAAGTAGCCAACAAGTCCTACAATATAGGCAATTTAAGATATGGCATAAAACTTTTAAGTGCAGCCGGTCAGAAGGCTGAAGTCTTTGGAGACGGAAAAATTATAAGGAATTTTTTAGATTAA
- a CDS encoding tetratricopeptide repeat protein produces MKCPKCKETYDDNFKFCPYCGEEKPEPKICPTCEMDPSTEFNFCPECGTELVSKSQWEELKRKEELNKLNEQLKKYDLLDEKSLKYLDKAIELEPENIRYLEDKAYLLRYLGRYEEAIECYDKLIELEPKEYFHKDYKGDCLYALKKYEETLDISYGSEGSLNGGFFLEKIAMELITTNQEEEAIKYIEKYIELNPNDAFRWKMKVSCLSGLQRYEEEIECYDKLIELQHYDPIYWIRKGDCLYALKKYEEALNCYDEVIEQDKENEDSWIKTSILWTNKGKCLEKLGRDEEAKECYEKAKSLKD; encoded by the coding sequence ATGAAATGTCCTAAGTGTAAAGAAACATATGATGATAATTTCAAATTCTGCCCATACTGTGGTGAAGAGAAACCTGAACCTAAAATATGTCCTACTTGTGAAATGGACCCAAGTACAGAATTCAATTTTTGTCCTGAATGTGGAACAGAACTTGTATCTAAATCCCAATGGGAAGAATTAAAAAGAAAAGAAGAATTAAATAAGTTAAACGAACAATTAAAAAAATATGATCTTTTAGACGAAAAATCATTGAAATACCTTGACAAAGCAATAGAACTAGAACCAGAAAATATTAGATATTTGGAAGACAAAGCATATCTCTTACGTTATTTAGGAAGATATGAAGAAGCAATAGAATGCTATGACAAACTAATAGAACTAGAACCAAAAGAATATTTTCATAAGGACTATAAAGGAGATTGCCTATACGCTCTAAAAAAATATGAAGAGACACTCGACATTTCATACGGCAGTGAAGGGAGTCTAAACGGAGGATTTTTTTTAGAAAAAATAGCAATGGAGTTAATTACAACTAACCAAGAAGAAGAGGCAATCAAATATATTGAAAAATATATAGAACTTAATCCAAACGATGCCTTTCGTTGGAAAATGAAAGTATCGTGCTTATCGGGCTTACAAAGATATGAAGAAGAAATAGAATGCTATGACAAACTAATAGAACTACAACATTATGATCCAATTTATTGGATTAGAAAAGGAGATTGCCTATACGCTCTAAAAAAATATGAAGAAGCTTTAAATTGTTATGATGAAGTGATAGAACAAGATAAAGAAAATGAAGATTCTTGGATAAAAACATCAATTTTATGGACAAATAAAGGAAAATGTTTAGAAAAATTAGGTAGAGATGAAGAAGCTAAAGAATGTTATGAAAAGGCAAAATCTTTAAAAGATTAA
- the aksF gene encoding homoisocitrate dehydrogenase codes for MIKIARIDGDGIGKEVTEAGVAVLESLDLNFDFIEAEAGRECFDKNGTTIPEETIKIARNAKATLFGAITSTPGQKSPIITLRQELDTYANLRPIKSFKGINCLFDDLDFLIVRENTEGLYSGNETIDDGKEKAIAQRVITRKASERISRLAFEQAIKLKKESVTCVHKANVLKKTDGVFKESFFKVAKDYPSIKTNDYYVDATAMYLLTKPQEFDVIVTSNLFGDILSDASAGLVGGLGLAPSGNIGDKHGLFEPVHGSAPDIAGENISNPIAMILSVSMMLEYLNEDYWAEKVRIACENVLEKGKVKTPDLGGTDKTMDLANEVIREIENLR; via the coding sequence ATGATAAAAATAGCAAGAATAGATGGAGACGGCATAGGAAAGGAAGTTACAGAAGCTGGAGTGGCTGTTTTAGAATCTTTGGATTTGAACTTCGATTTCATAGAAGCGGAAGCAGGAAGGGAATGCTTTGACAAGAATGGAACAACAATCCCTGAAGAAACCATTAAGATAGCCAGAAATGCAAAAGCAACCCTTTTTGGTGCAATCACTTCCACACCTGGTCAAAAAAGTCCAATAATCACACTTAGGCAAGAGCTTGACACTTATGCAAATCTAAGGCCTATCAAATCATTCAAGGGAATTAACTGCCTTTTCGATGACTTGGATTTTCTCATTGTAAGGGAAAACACTGAAGGCTTATACTCTGGAAATGAAACAATCGATGACGGAAAAGAGAAAGCAATAGCTCAAAGGGTAATCACCAGAAAGGCGAGTGAAAGGATTTCAAGACTTGCATTTGAGCAAGCAATTAAGCTAAAAAAAGAGTCTGTAACCTGTGTCCATAAGGCAAATGTATTGAAAAAGACTGATGGTGTCTTTAAGGAGTCCTTCTTTAAAGTTGCAAAGGACTATCCAAGCATCAAGACCAATGACTATTATGTTGATGCAACAGCAATGTACCTTTTGACAAAGCCACAGGAATTTGATGTAATCGTTACAAGCAATCTCTTTGGAGATATCTTATCAGATGCTTCAGCAGGCCTTGTTGGTGGATTGGGACTTGCTCCTTCTGGAAATATTGGGGACAAGCATGGATTATTCGAACCGGTTCATGGATCTGCACCAGACATTGCAGGAGAAAATATCTCAAATCCAATAGCTATGATACTCTCAGTTTCAATGATGCTTGAATACTTGAATGAAGACTATTGGGCAGAAAAAGTAAGGATTGCCTGTGAAAATGTCTTGGAAAAGGGAAAAGTGAAAACACCTGATTTAGGTGGAACAGACAAGACAATGGATCTTGCAAATGAAGTTATTAGAGAAATAGAGAATTTAAGATAA
- a CDS encoding terminase large subunit — protein sequence MLSAGAGGSIMGYGAGLLIVDDPIKNVAEAESKVRQAKLKDWWGGTIKSRVQRRSNGLPPIKIVIAQRLHLKDLHGIIKETEPTIPANDAFRILRNGGSIDPNTWVDFNLPAICDSEDDILGRKIGEVLWEEQRDYEWLMAEKRSMGSYLFNSIYQGQPVERDGEIFKREWFQDEVNHKLTCLIDPKDIPKDLPQLRYWDFGASGDAGDGTSAILTSYDGEYLYVLDLVAGKFSSLKVLKTFKRLCKKDGKQTRVMVEQEPGSGSKLLIKKFRREEDLRGYNIRADKVQVSKKVRAFDLEGLAEDRRIKMVPAHWNNKLIDQLVAFTGEDGGEDDIVDTITGSCRFWTRPRRRVKA from the coding sequence ATGTTGAGTGCAGGTGCCGGCGGTTCAATCATGGGATATGGTGCAGGTCTCCTTATTGTCGATGACCCTATCAAGAACGTTGCCGAAGCCGAATCCAAGGTACGTCAAGCCAAGCTCAAGGACTGGTGGGGAGGAACCATCAAGTCAAGGGTCCAGAGGAGAAGCAACGGATTGCCTCCCATCAAGATTGTCATTGCACAAAGATTGCATTTAAAGGATTTGCATGGAATCATAAAGGAGACAGAGCCGACAATCCCTGCAAATGACGCATTCAGGATTTTAAGGAACGGCGGTTCAATCGACCCTAACACATGGGTTGACTTCAACCTTCCTGCAATCTGCGACAGCGAGGATGACATTCTCGGAAGAAAGATAGGCGAAGTGCTTTGGGAAGAGCAGAGAGACTATGAGTGGCTCATGGCTGAAAAGAGAAGCATGGGCTCATACCTCTTTAATAGTATTTATCAAGGACAGCCTGTAGAGCGTGATGGTGAGATATTCAAGAGAGAATGGTTTCAGGACGAGGTCAACCACAAGCTCACCTGTCTTATTGACCCTAAAGACATTCCTAAGGACTTGCCACAGCTCAGATATTGGGATTTCGGTGCTAGCGGAGACGCTGGAGACGGAACTTCTGCTATCTTAACCAGTTATGATGGGGAATATCTGTATGTCTTGGATCTTGTTGCTGGAAAGTTCTCTAGTCTTAAAGTATTGAAAACATTTAAAAGGCTTTGTAAGAAAGATGGAAAGCAGACTCGTGTGATGGTCGAGCAGGAGCCTGGAAGCGGTTCAAAATTATTGATAAAAAAGTTCCGTAGAGAAGAAGATTTAAGAGGTTATAATATCCGTGCAGATAAAGTACAGGTTAGTAAAAAAGTTAGAGCTTTTGACTTGGAGGGTCTTGCAGAGGACAGAAGGATAAAGATGGTTCCTGCTCACTGGAACAACAAGTTGATTGATCAGCTGGTGGCATTTACAGGTGAGGATGGCGGTGAGGATGATATAGTTGACACCATAACTGGCTCTTGCAGGTTTTGGACTAGACCTAGAAGGAGAGTTAAGGCTTAA
- a CDS encoding ParB N-terminal domain-containing protein: MIEISTIKITDIKPAEYNPRIMSQLESTKLRNSMETFGIVDPIIINLKNNHIIGGHQRYNVLLDKSMEDNDFIKELHLVKLGDVGWAFPESDLEVKDDDHEKALNLALNNIEGEWDLPKLEPILTDLKDVGFDIELTGFSDIELTELNLENNLVFAEEFESDDSEEDVDLEEIYDEPVKEMLQCPACDHVDVVKRFKRVDSQGE, translated from the coding sequence ATGATAGAGATTAGCACCATAAAGATCACCGACATAAAGCCAGCCGAATACAATCCGAGGATAATGAGCCAGCTCGAAAGCACCAAGCTCAGAAACTCCATGGAGACATTCGGCATAGTCGACCCAATCATCATAAACCTGAAGAACAACCACATCATAGGAGGGCACCAGAGATACAATGTCCTTCTGGACAAGTCCATGGAGGACAACGATTTCATAAAGGAACTTCATTTAGTCAAGTTGGGCGATGTAGGCTGGGCATTCCCCGAATCCGACCTTGAAGTCAAGGACGATGACCATGAGAAAGCGTTGAATCTAGCCTTGAACAATATAGAAGGAGAATGGGACTTGCCCAAACTGGAGCCTATATTGACTGACCTGAAGGATGTGGGATTCGACATTGAATTGACTGGCTTCAGCGATATTGAATTGACTGAACTTAATTTAGAGAACAATCTGGTCTTTGCAGAGGAGTTCGAGTCCGATGACAGCGAGGAGGATGTGGACTTGGAGGAAATCTATGACGAGCCTGTCAAGGAAATGCTCCAATGCCCTGCATGCGACCATGTCGATGTTGTTAAGAGGTTCAAGAGGGTCGATTCGCAAGGAGAATAG
- a CDS encoding queuosine precursor transporter, whose product MINEIKPYLKFSFHDKKVIFVTLFVVSNLISNLLAIKVFNLGFWGLTTDCGNLLFPLGYLMADVITEVYGERTARRVILLGLLANVLMVVATTLTVYMPYPSYWTGQEAYAYMFGFTPRIVLAGFIAYLVGQFVNARLMVLIKKWTNSKYLFMRTIGSTLGGELCDSCICSSIAYYGIVPNSSILLFIFMQYVVKVTWEVVMQPLTYKSIAWARKDS is encoded by the coding sequence ATGATTAACGAGATAAAGCCATATTTGAAGTTCAGCTTCCATGACAAGAAGGTGATTTTCGTCACTCTCTTTGTTGTGAGCAACCTGATAAGCAATCTATTGGCTATTAAAGTGTTCAACTTAGGATTTTGGGGACTGACAACCGACTGCGGAAACCTTTTGTTCCCATTAGGATACCTTATGGCAGACGTGATTACAGAAGTCTATGGAGAGAGGACAGCCCGAAGGGTCATATTGCTGGGGCTCCTTGCCAACGTATTGATGGTCGTTGCGACCACATTGACCGTCTACATGCCGTATCCGAGCTATTGGACAGGTCAGGAAGCGTATGCCTACATGTTCGGATTCACTCCTAGAATCGTGCTTGCAGGGTTCATAGCATACTTGGTGGGACAGTTCGTGAATGCCAGATTGATGGTCTTAATCAAAAAATGGACCAACAGCAAGTACCTGTTCATGAGGACAATCGGATCCACCCTTGGAGGTGAGCTCTGCGACAGCTGCATATGCAGCAGCATAGCCTACTACGGAATCGTGCCAAACAGTTCCATATTGCTGTTCATATTCATGCAGTACGTTGTCAAGGTAACCTGGGAAGTGGTCATGCAGCCATTGACCTACAAGTCTATCGCTTGGGCTAGAAAGGACTCATAG